The Plasmodium knowlesi strain H genome assembly, chromosome: 4 genome window below encodes:
- a CDS encoding RNA methyltransferase, putative, protein MTESGKSTKRFIQNGERAEEVKRAKGDDHLPSGEDDQFSDGCEKFDEIKAAALREGDDPSTQAHQTDGTKKSPEKAKAVLNEDIKKCIEKRIPNVSRNLQVDLYVAIPSSIINNRSDVIKSYLTSYLARIFTVFSVSKVYIYDDQMMNDRFERREQQLNSGNSTHGTSHRQTTHEGDKSYHNGRVGSMHLGKRPSSHSSSQEGEGDKSNPEYSYLCQYLHYNLQYLETPQYLRKHLFPITHFLKHSGIMNPVDAPHHLRSDEWLPFREGVVVKKKSNGVIVDVGLFAPAHIENVNHVDIGTRVTVLFHPNSFVLFQRRNANVLFSGKLINPSTPKLYNLYWGYSVELLKRLSDVFDIDVDYIVGTSERGHSMGDATDAIRGVRSILIVFGNKQGLEDLLIKEREERKKKSYAMEKRNKVLSKMLKKFHLFVNTCPHQTSRTIRTEEAIAITLSLFHNILV, encoded by the exons ATGACAGAAAGTGGAAAGAGTACGAAGAGGTTTATTCAGAATGGGGAAAGGGCGGAGGAGGTGAAGCGCGCCAAGGGGGATGACCATCTTCCCAGTGGGGAGGATGACCAGTTCAGTGATGGGTGTGAGAAGTTTGATGAGATAAAAGCCGCCGCTTTACGTGAAGGGGACGACCCCTCGACGCAAGCCCACCAAACAGATGGTACGAAGAAGAGCCCAGAGAAGGCAAAAGCAGTACTCAATGAAGATATAAAGAAGTgcatagaaaaaagaataccaAATGTTAGTAGAAACTTACAAGTGGATCTTTACGTAGCTATTCCCTCCTCCATTATAAACAACAGAAGCGACGTAATAAAGTCTTATTTGACAAGCTACTTGGCAAGAATATTCACTGTTTTTTCAGTCTCCaaggtgtatatatatgacgACCAAATGATGAACGATCGATTTGAGCGGCGTGAGCAGCAGTTGAACAGTGGAAACTCCACCCATGGTACTAGTCATCGGCAGACGACGCACGAAGGGGATAAGAGCTACCACAACGGTAGGGTTGGCAGTATGCACCTAGGAAAGAGACCAAGTAGTCATTCATCTTCgcaggaaggagaaggagacaAATCAAACCCAGAATATTCCTACCTGTGTCAGTACCTACACTACAACTTACAATATTTGGAGACACCCCAATATTTGAGGAAGCACCTTTTCCCTATAACGCACTTTTTAAAGCACTCAGGAATAATGAATCCTGTGGATGCTCCCCATCACTTGAGAAGCGACGAGTGGCTTCCATTTCGCGAAGGGGTTGTAGTAAAGAAAAAGTCAAATGGAGTTATTGTGGATGTTGGTCTGTTTGCCCCTGCACAtatagaaaatgtaaatCATGTAGATATTGGGACGAGAGTTACCGTCCTGTTTCATCCAAACTCGTTTGTCCTATTCCAGAGGAGAAATGcaaatgttttattttcagGAAAATTAATCAACCCCAGTACTCCAAAATTGTACAATTTATATTGGGGATACTCTGTCGAGCTGCTAAAACGGCTGAGCGATGTTTTTGACATCGACGTAGATTACATCGTGGGCACCTCCGAGCGGGGGCACTCCATGGGCGACGCGACGGACGCAATCAGAGGAGTCAG GTCCATCCTCATTGTGTTCGGAAATAAGCAGGGGCTTGAAGATCTGCTCATCAAGGAGCGCGAagagcggaaaaaaaaaagttacgccatggagaagaggaacaaaGTTTTGAGCAAAATGTTGAAGAAATTCCACCTATTCGTTAACACGTGCCCTCACCAGACCTCCAGGACAATACGGACAGAAGAGGCCATTGCGATAACGCTGTCGCTCTTTCATAACATTCTCGTGTAG